CTAAGTTATTTTCATATCTATGCTAGCTTCATAAGATCTGTATGATGTTCTTATTTACTATCTGGATCTAACTAAGTTATAATGCATTCATATTATAGTTCTTTATTCTTTTATCACAAGTTTTGACTTGGTTTCAAGGTGGTggtaaatttcaaatatcaatGATAGCGAGCATGTGGTATTTGTAAGTCCCCATTTGATTTATTAGGGGCAGCCTGAAACCCTTGTTAAAACTGCTATCAATTGATGTTTAAAATGATCTCCCATGCTTGAGTAAAAGGTTACCATACAGCCGAAACTTAGGATAAAACTTTAAACATAACTATAATACGTCGCATGTTATAACCTGGTGTACAAAGCTTGATCTGGATGGCCGCGCGGACTACCGCCAGCTAATAGATCCTGTTATGATGGTATAATTATGTGGTTGGATCTGAGCTTATATGCCTTTCTTATAGAATTTATTATAAGTTATTAACTACTTTGAATCCTAGATGTAAATTATACGATTCATCTAGTGAAACTATCCTTGTCGAAACtaattttgttaaataaaaaattacgaCAAGAAGGCCTATTAAATGGGATGAGATCAATTTTCCAGACAAATGGATTTTAAACAATACTGTGTCTCAAAGACAGGTTGCTGAGGAAGTCACTAATAGTGACTATTCCCATATTTCACAGAATCCTGATGGAAAGGTATGTATTGAGTTTTCAAATAACTCTTCAGCTTATAACTCTCGTATATACAATAGGAGGTCTTTCTCTAGTTATAGGAGGTTACCAGAAATCCaacatatttctcaaataactCAGGAAGGTCTTAGCTATGAAACAGCTAGAAGAAGGCCTCTATCTCTTCATACTCTAAGTGATACAATGAGCGAAGGATTGGTAGAAAGGGTAAGGATAAACCCTAAGACAAATATTGTCCAAGCAACAGATAGGTTGTCAGATATGGATCCAACTCAGCCAGAAATGGATATCAGTGTTGATAAATCAACTGAtcttaataatatttgattatgTTTAAACAACTTATTGATTTTAGTCCAGGGTCCCTGGCAAGAAAACAtattcaaagagaattttataagaaaaaatggAACCAATTTAGAATTTGGTTTTTTGAAACTTATAgtgaaaatgattttaaaaatatttccgaagatttttatgatatttgtaaattacataacaaaattatttattttgttccttggtttataactacttatttacctttatatataaatgttattgAAAGGACTTTCAATACTCAACCTAATTTGCAATTGTCTTTATCTGACAGAAATATTCTTGATGCTCTTACATTAAATGTTAAAACGCATGGATATAATTATGTGGTTGGATATGAGCTTATGTGCCTTTCTTATAGAATTTATTATAAGTTATTAACTACTTTGAATCCTAGATGTAAATTATACGATTCATCTAGTGAAACTATCCTTGTCGAAACtaattttgttaaatcaaaaaTTACGACAAGAAGGCCTATTAAATGGGATGAGATCAATTTTCCAGACAAATGGATTTTAAACAATACTGTGTCTCAAAGACAGGTTGTTGAGGAAGTCACTAATAGTGACTATTCCCATATTTCACAGAATCCTGATGGAAAGGTATGTATTGAGTTTCCAAATAACTCTTCAGCTTATAACTCTCCTATATACAATAGGAGGTCTTTCTCTGGTTACAGGAGGTTACCAGAAATCCaacatatttctccaataagtCAGGAAGGTCTTAGCTATGAAACAGCTAGAAGAAGGCCTCTATCTCTTCATACTCTAAGTGATACTATGAGCGAAGGATTGGTAGAAAGGGTAAGGATAGACCCTAAGACAAATATTGTCCAAGTAACAGATAGGTTGTCAGATATGGATCCAACTCAGTCAGAAATGGATTTCAGTGTTGATAAATCAACTGAtcttaataatatttgattatgTTTAAACAACTTATTGATTTTAGTCCGGGGTCCCTGGCAATAAAACAtattcaaagagaattttataagaaaaaatggAACCAATTTAGAATTTGGTTTTTTGAAACTTATagtgaaaataatttaagaaatatttctgaagatttttatgatatttgtaaattacataacaaaattatttattttgttccttggtttataactacttatttacctttatatataaatgttattgAAAGGACTTATAAAGAAAGTGGTGGTGCTATTACTAAAGTCATTTACCCTCCTCAAGCTCCTTTTATTTTACCAAATAATACTGGGATAACTTTTTCAGCTTTTCAAAAGTTTATTGAAACAGATGTTGCCCAGATTACTGTTCAAGAGGTTAATAAccttatttctcaaaataattatttgagtctTTATGTTAAAGTCCTTGGTGAACATATCAGTTCTTTAGACAAAAAATTAGATGACTTGattaaattagtaaaagatTTAGAAAAAATCCCCAAAGAAGAAATAGCTTATACTTCAAAAACTGTTTTAAATGTTCCTACTCATCTTCAACGACCTGTTGATACAACTGGCTTTAAAGTTAAATCTTTTTACAAAGAAGTTGAAGATCTTCTTGATAAAAAATTGTCTGGTTTAGGATCAAAACCCATTTCTAATGATTTTCGTAGAAATGATTATTTTGATCAACTCTCTGGAATCCATTATCCGAATAAAGATGTTTCGAAAGTACACTCCAGAAGATTTAAATCTGGTTATAACCAAAAACAAAAGGTTATAGGAAAAGGAGGTTATGCAACTCTCCCGTCAATGATGACTTATTATTATCCTCGACCTACTCCTCAAGATGTGCTAGTTGAAGAAAGAGATTGGAACCAAACTAACACATCCTACAATGGAAATGAGGTATATGAATGGAATATTGATGCCCTAACTGAAAGACATGTATCCATTGTAGTACATCATATGTTGATGTACTCATCAATTTGTCGTCATacgaataataataatgatcatGCTATCTGTAAAATGATTATAGCAGGTTTTACAGGTCAACTAAGAGGTTGGTGGGAGAATTTCCTCACACCTGAAGAAAGGTATGCAATAATGAATGCATACAAAGAAGAAATTGTAAGAGAAACTGGTACGGATGAGAAGGGTCAACCAGCAGAAAGGACTTCTGTGAAAAAGGTTGAAGATGCAGTTTATACACTTGTTCTAACTATTTTGGAACATTTTAATGGAATATTTTCCAACCAAAATGAAACTATTAGAACTCTTTTAAATGGACTTAAATGTAAACATTTGGGTCATTTCCGATGGTATAAAGATACTTTCATGAGTAGAGTTATGGAACTACCAGAAAGTAAATATGAGTAttggaaaaataaattcatCGATGGTCTTCCCCCATTATTTGCTAACTTATGGAATGTTAATAGGGACATGTACCCAAGAAGGATTAAATCTCTGTAATGAGCTTAAACTTGCTCAACAAATCAAAAGTACTCAAAAGTCTGAAAGATCTCAATTGGGAGATTTTTATACACAATTTGGTATAGAAGGACCGTCTAGTTCCAAGCAAAAGACGGATCAAACTAAGGAAAGATATCATAAGAAGCAACATCGTTCAAAACGatacaaagaaaagaaggaaGAGAAGAAATCTCATAGAAAAGCAACAAGGTTTGCAAAAAAATTTCTCTACGAGGGATTTAAAGAACATTAAATGTTACAAATGTGGACGATTTGGTCATCTTGCAAATAATTGTAAAGCTGATAAGTTCAAAGCTTTGAAATTAGATGAGCCAACCCAGGATAAACTCTATGAGTTACTTTATGAATCAGATTCAGATTCTAATTCTTCTGATAAATCAGAAAATCTTTCAGATTATACCTCAAAGGAAGATATTGAGACTACCAACAATTGTGCAAACTGTCCAGACGGTAATTGTACTTGTGTTCatgatgaattttataaattgcaATCTCAGTTAGGAGAttcttatattgataaattacaTCAATGTTTTGAAGATTTATCTTTCAAAATGATTTCTtcagaaaatattattgaacttttaaaagatatttcagATGAAAATCTCAGAAGTAAGATTTTAAATATggcttcttcttcctcttcaaagaattttgaaaaaccaatgagagaagaaaaaccttttgaaaattttaatactaGTTCTTATTCTATTCAAGAAGTTTTTAATAGACTTGAAAAGAAAAGACCAAGTATTATAAGAGATACTTCTTTGGATGATTTAAAGTATGAGGTTGAAAaccttaaaaaagaaattaaatctttaaaacaaaaCCAGTTGATTAATAGTCATCGTATTTcccaattagaaaataatatttctgaAGATGATATGTCTATTccagaaaaagggaaaaatgttTTAGATGATGAAAACCCTCATACTTTAAATCATCCAAAGAAGTATCTCTTATAATACTTGGTCTTTTCTTTTCAAGTCTATTAAAAACTTCTTGAATAGAATAAGAACtagtattaaaattttcaaaaggtttttcttctctctttggtttttcaaaattctttgaagaggaagaagaagccATATTTAAAATCTTACTTCTGAGATTTTCATctgaaatatcttttaaaagttcaataatattttctgaAGAAATCATTTTGAAAGATAAATCTTCAAAACATTGAtgtaatttatcaatataagaaTCTCCTAACTGATATtgcaatttataaaattcatcatGAACACAAGTACAATTACCGTCTGgacagtttgcataattgttGGTAATCTCAATATCTTCCTTTGAGATATAATCTGAAAGATTTTCTGATTTATCAGAAGAATTAGAATCTGAATCTGATTCATAAAGTAACTCATAGAGTTTATCCTGGGTTGGCTCATCTAATTTCAAAGCTTTGAACTTATCAGCTTTACAATTATTTGCAAGATGACCAAATCGTCCACATTTGTAACATTTAATGTTCTTTAAATCCCTCGTAGAGAAATTTTTTGCAAACCTTGTTGCTTTTCTATGAgatttcttctcttctttcttttctttgtatcgTTTTGAACGATGTTTCTTCTTATGATATCTTTCCTTAGTTTGATCCGTCTTTTGCTTGGAACTAGACGGTCCTTCTATACCAAATTGTGTAAAAAAATCTCCCAATTGAGATCTTTCAGACTTTTGAGTACTTTTGATTTGTTGAGCAAGTTTAAGCTCATTACAGAGATTTAATCCTTCTTGGGTACATGTCCCTATTAACTTTCCATAAGTTAATGTATCATAAGGGATCTCCAAGTTGTCACCTCTTAAAACTTTTTTCACCCTTTCAGCAAATAATGGGGGAAGACCATCGatgaatttatttttccaaTACTCATATTTACTTTCTGGTAGTTCCATAACTCTACTCATGAAAGTATCTTTATACCATCGGAAATGACCCAAATGTTTACATTTAAGTCCGTGTAAAAGAGTTCTAGTAGTTTCATTTTGGTTGGAAAATCTTCCATTAAAATGTTCCAAAATAGTTAGAACAAGTGTATAAACTGCATGTTCAACCTTTTTCACAGAAGTCCTTTCTGCTGGTTGACCCTTCTCATCCGTACCAGTTTCTCTTACAATTTCTTCTTTGTATGCATTCATTATTGCATACCTTTCTTCAGGTGTGAggaaattatcaaataataataataataataataatgacgatgatgataataataataatgataataataatgataatatcaataataataataataataataataataatgataataataataataataatataataataataataatatttataataataataataataataataataataataataataataataataataataataataagaagaagaagaagaagaagaagaagaagaagaagaagaagaagaagaatgataataataataataataataataataataatgataataataatactgataataataatgataatgataataatgataataataataataataatgataataataataatgataataataatgataataaaaatgataaataataataacaataataataataataatgataataatgataataataataataataatgataataataataataataataataataatgataattataacaataataataatgataataataataatgataataataataattataacaataataataataataataataataattataataataatcatcataataataataataataaaaataataatgataataataataataataataaaaaaataataaaaataataataataatattaataataataataataataatattaataacagcaataataataataaaaattataataataataataataataatgataataataatagtagtaataataataataataataataataaaaataataataataataataatagtagtagtagtagtagtagtaataataataataataataattataataaaaataataataaataataataaaaataataataataataattattattataataataataataataataatattaatattattatttgtaataataataataaaaataatataaataataataaaaataataataataataataataatgataatactaataataatgacgataataataatgatgatgatgatgatgataataataataataataatgattattattattattattataataataataataataataataatgattattataataataaaaataataataagaataataataataataataataataataatgaaattaataatgataatgataataataataaaaataataataatgataataataatgatgatgataataataataatgataataataataaataacaatgataatattaataataataataataatgataataataataataataataataataataatattaataataataataatattgatgatgataataataatattaataataataataataataataataagaatgataatactaataataataatgataataataataatgataataataatgataatgacaataatgataataataataataatactaatgataataatgataatgataataataatgataataataataatagtaatattaataataataacgataataataataatgataaataataataataataataataataataataatgataataattatgatgatgatgatgatgatgatgataataataataataataataataataataataataataataataatgatgatgatgatgatgatgatgatgatgatgatgataataataataataataataataataataataataataatgataataataataatgatgataataatgataacaataatgataaataataataataataataataatgataaataataataataataataataatgataacaataataatgacgataataataatgatgatgatgctaataataataataataataataataataataatgattattataataataataataataataataatgattattatgataataaaaataataataataataataataatattaatgaaattaataatgataatgataataataataataatgatgatgatgatgatgatgatgatgatgatgatgataataatgataataataataataataataataataacaatgataatattaatattaataataataataataataataatgataatattaataataataataatattgataataataataataataagaatgataatactaataataataatgataataataataatgatgataataatgataataataataataataataataataataataataataataataataatattaataatgataatgataataataatgataatgataataatgataataatattaataataataataatattaataataataatgataataataagaataataataataatgatgatgatgatgatgatgataagataataataataatgatgatgataatattaataataataataataatgataataataataatgatgataataatgatgatgatgataataataataataataataataatgatgatgataataataatgataataataataatcataataataataatcataatcataatactgatgatgataaaaataatgataataataataataataataataataataataataataatagtgataataatgataaataataataataataataataataataatgatgatgatgatgataataataatgatgatgataataataataataataataataataataataataataataatgatcatgctaagaataataataagataataataatgatgatgataataatgataataataataatgataataataatgataatgataataataataataattatgatactaataataattacaataatgataatgataataataatgataatgagaacaatgataataataataataattattataatgatgataataataataataatgataattataatgataataataatgataataataataatgataatgataataataataatgatcataataataataataatgatgataataataataagataataataatgatgatgtcacgacccaaaccgggttgcgactggcacccacacttaccctcctatgtgagcgaaccaaccaatctaaccttaacatttcaatataatatcaacagaaagtaatgcgtaagacttaaactcattaaataaagactaattcattaacttctaaaattcaacatctattattccccaaaatctggaagtcatcatcacaagaacatctacgatcaaatgactaaactaagagtattctaaaagctaaaaatacataagaagctagtccatgccggaagttcaaggcatcaagacttgaagaagaagatccagtccaagctagaagcattagctcaccctgaatttccgatgtagtaagactggcttgaattactgttgtgttgaagacgatggcacgtttgctgcactccacaaataaacaagaagaaaacataaaagtaggggtcagtacaaaacacgggtactgagtagatatcatcggccaactcaaaatagaaatcaatatataccgagtaatatcataaaatcaactatgatactcaacatgtagcaacaacaaatactatatcattaacaattaccgtcaagttcacacatgaggactcaagcctcgataccatactcatttgggaatcatgttcattagattgagtatattaacatctttcaagattcattatctttatttctcttgtgtcggtacgtgacactccgctccctcaatattcattaatcctcttgtgtcggtacgtgacactccgatcccctaaatctatgtatcggttcgtgacacccgatcccctaaatctacgtgtcgtttcgtgacacccgatcccctaagtctacgtgtcggttcgtgacacccgatcccctaatactacgtgtcggttcgtgacacccgatcccctaatactacgtgtcggttcgtgacacccgatccc
This DNA window, taken from Solanum lycopersicum chromosome 5, SLM_r2.1, encodes the following:
- the LOC138348733 gene encoding uncharacterized protein; this translates as MNAYKEEIVRETGTDEKGQPAERTSVKKVEHAVYTLVLTILEHFNGRFSNQNETTRTLLHGLKCKHLGHFRWYKDTFMSRVMELPESKYEYWKNKFIDGLPPLFAERVKKVLRGDNLEIPYDTLTYGKLIGTCTQEGLNLCNELKLAQQIKSTQKSERSQLGDFFTQFGIEGPSSSKQKTDQTKERYHKKKHRSKRYKEKKEEKKSHRKATRFAKNFSTRDLKNIKCYKCGRFGHLANNCKADKFKALKLDEPTQDKLYELLYESDSDSNSSDKSENLSDYISKEDIEITNNYANCPDEELESESDS